The genomic window TTGGTGTTTTTGCAGTTGAGCATGGAATGTATGAATGGGTTGGAGAAAAGATGTATGGGATATCCCAAAAGTGCGTGCCTCCATATCTCTATGATTTGTTGATTCCAAGTTTTAGTTTCAAACCATAACTACATGTATGATTTAACAATTTCATTTGATTGAATAGTGTGAGTTAAATTGCAAAAACTTTGAGGTAGTTATTTTTTGACGAACTTGTGGTGTAATGGTAACACACCTGACTCCACGTCAGAGaatgcgtgttcgattcacgtcagGTTCATAATTttaatacatcaatttttgggatcaactatagttgttgacaccatattttgggatcaactttagtTGTTGACCCCATTCACTGGGATCacttccattgttgacacaaAAAAGTTGGAGTATTTTTTCACTTATCGTGTCAACAAAGGAAATtgatcaacttttgttgttgacaccagattctggagtcaactttggttgttgatcccattcagtgggatcaacttccattgttgacccaaaaaaattgggagtatttttctgttattttttaacaaagaaagttgatcaactttggttgttgataccagatttttgggatcaactttggttgttgactccattcATTGGGATCAAATTCCTTTGTTGATACACAAAAACTTGAATATGTACTAGTAAAGttatttttgataattttggATCAACTTTAGTTGTTGACACCAAAATttggcggtggtggcggcggcggtggcggagtggtggtggcgatggAGTGGCGgagtggtggcggtggcggcggaGTGGTGGCGGTGACGACGGTGGCGGAGTGGTggagtggtggcggcggcggaatggtggcggtggcggagtggtggtggcggtgctgCTGGTGGTGGAATGGTGGTAGTGAAATGGTGGCGGTGGAATAATGGCGGTGAAGTTGATAGAGAagaaaaaattgtatttttgaaatgaaaAAATATAATATATAAGTGAGGGTATTAGTGTAATCTATTTTTATATGGATAAGATTTTTAAATGATAGAGgtatatgtattgttgtgtaagggtatatttattgggtgtcaagattaggggtatttaattaatatatCCATTTAGATATTCCAAAAAAGTGGTGTTATTCAGGCAAAACAGAACAcacatttatatttttttttctctggaGGAAGACAAGTATATCATTGCTCATTGCTCTTGTACAGATTAGATTGCACTGTTGACTAGTTTACGAATCATTCTAGCCAAAGGCAAAGGACACTTGGTAACAATGTCAATCCTAGTACTATTTGAAGCATAACTAAACAAAGACAAACTCAACATCCCAAGCTCCATAATGTTTAATCTAGAAGATAAAAAACCTTGCCAATAATAAGGATCCAAATCAAAGAAAGCATGAAAAAACTTTCTGGTTCCTTTCAAGTCGAGTTTTAAAAGAGTTTCCATTCCAAAACGGTAATACTCTCTACTGCATCTTTTATCCATAGGCCATAAACCATTCCAAACTCTTTGATGCATTTGAGACCCCCTAATCATTCTTGTTGATCCTAGACATTCAGCAATCACGTCTGCCAGTAGTGTTGATCGAGCTAAAGTTTGAGCCACCATGTAACCAGTCGATGGGTGTACTAAACCAGATGTTGCACCATGGCACAGTATACTTTGAGGTATGATAGGAAGAGGTCCTCCCATGGGAATCAAACATTTTTCGTCTTCTATCACTCTCTTTACTTTGATCCCTAAATGTCTTAGCCTGGCAACCATTCTGTTCTTCACTTCAGTGTAAGATAAAGCTGGTCTACTTACTAATGAAGTCTCCTCAAGAAAGATCAAATTTGAACTGAACGGCATTGCGTATAAGAACGTCGGGTGCTTATTGTTATTACCTCGTAAAACTGGCTCATTTCCTAAATGATCATCTCTCCAATCCATTAAAACCATTTTGTCTAGATCAAATGGATGTTCATCAACTTCAGACAAGATTCCATGAGCAATTTGATATCCATAGTTTCTTGATTCATTGAATTGCACGAAAGGACTACGAAATCCACTTGCATCAACAACCAAGCTCCCTTTCAGTTCCACCCCATCCTCGCATATTACCATGGACTCGAATTCCTGGTGCTCAATATTCCACACTTTGGATTCGAAGAACTTGACACCGTTTAATACCGATTTTTCTAGCAACTTTGTTTTCAGATCCTTACGATTAACGCGTCCATAAGGACGATCCAGGTACTTAGTTCTCTGATCACCAAGAAAGATAGTAGTCATCGGCCATGTCTTGTCCAAACAGTCTTCAAGACCTAAACTCTGAAACTCATCAACCCAAACTCCATAGTTATTAGGCCACATGGAAAGAGGTGAAGAATCGATGCAACAAACTCGAATTCCATACCCAGAGACTCTTTCAGCTAAACGAAGACCAGCCGGACCTGCACCGATGATGATTACGTCGTATTTTACGCGCTCGGATTTGTCATGAAAAGGTAAGTCGAAAGTTGAGAACTCCGGCTTTGATTCAGGCTTTAAATCTAGGAATGATTTTAGCGTTGATGTGATCCGAGTTCTGGGTTTGGTTTGTTTTCTTGAATTTGTCTCAGTCAGAGGATAGAGGTTTGGAGGTGCTTTGATGATGGGTGCTTTGAAAGGAGAAAACATTGGACACCTGAGAAAAGTTGCCATCAGAGAAATCTAAAAATAGGATTCAGTGGAGATGTGAAGATTTTGAGAAATTAGAATTCTTCCTGCCAAGTTTTTTCTATCGATGTTCTAACGAGATGAACTTTGGTATACAGACAAAAAGGCATCCCAAGGACTGTCAAAGCAAATTATGCTCTATTTCTCTCACTCTCTCACAGATGCAACTAACTACATAAAATATACTTAGAAAACTATGAGCTCATTCATCCATACATGATGCACCTCCTAAATCCCTCTAAATGAAATTCAGGTGGCATACCTCAAGGGGATAAAAAGTAGCCAACATTCATCATGTCAACGTGTAGTGGAAAACGAGTGGACATTGCACTATTACCAGTGAGAAATTGAACCATAACTTTTCTTTCTTCAAAACTTTAATCATCTTGATGAATTCTTGATGCATCCTAATGCCATCGGCAAAGATGAGTTAAAAAAGATAAACTACCATCATCAGTTTTGACGAAATGGGCTTCAAACAGGAAGAAAAGGTTTATGGGTATTGAACATACCCTTGGACTGCTGTTAATGTAAAAGTTCCACAGTTTGATTTTGGAATGAGATGAATCGGCAAGCTTGCTGGTCACACTGAACTAAGTTATATAAATAAAAGAAACGTGTATCAGGATCATGTAGATCAACAAAAgaattagacaatctgaatattaAAAGCTGCAAGCTTATAGAAGGGAGCGAAGCATATGCACGAGCTTTAGACATAAATCAACATGGAAAGCACAAGCTGAACTTTGACAATTTATCATGAAAACTATACAGAAGTCCAACAATATTTTACAGGAAATGAAGATAAATTTGCAAGTAGTAACCAACCAGCAAAAATATGCAGTGGACCTGTGATAAAGAACTTGAGCAAATAGAACTTCAGTTCTGTGATTTTCATGAGGCTCTTGGGATGCAATCACACTTGAGAAATCTGAATCTTGAGATAATAGAGGCAAGCAACAATTCTGAATTTTAGATACTGCAAACCCTTGCAGACGATCAATACCAGGTTTTAGTTCAAGAACGACATGAAGGAAGAGTGATGCCTCCACAACAAGCAGCGATAATCAAGTACAGCACAAAAATAATCACACCTGTTAACATGGCCCTGCAAAGTGAAAAAAAGAGAGTCAACTATGCAATTCATAGACTTAGGTGCCATGATAATGATAAAGGTGACAAGTTCCAATGATATTTCCGTGTGGAAGTAATCCTTTTCACCCTATTAACATCAGAAAAAAAGACGAGAGGGAGTTACTCACAACAGCTTCACATTTTTCATCCAAAGAGCTCGGCGAAGACGCCTAGACTGTTTCCTAAAATGAAAGGTACTATCTTGCATTGTGGCAGTTTTATCAACCAGAAGTTCTACTCTATCACCTCTGTCAAGTATTTTATCAATATTGTCGACCATGATGGTACGTACCTGAAAACCAAACCGTAACATGATCAGCATAAAAAAAAAGAGCCAGTAAGATGAATTTATACCACATACCAAGCAAAGTAAAGAGGAATAAGGGCCCAAAGAGTGTTTCAATAATGAAAATAACTCGAACATAACTTTTCAAGTAAATCAACAATCGGAAAATGGtgattattttccatgttttatttGAGCAAGCTAGAAAGGAAGAAATGAAGTAACTATCCACTCTTGTAGAGTGCAACCAGGAACTAGGAACCAATACAACGATAAAGTAAGGGGTATAGACCTCTCAATTTACTATTACAACAACAAACATCaaagtattttatttatttctgaaaagtaaaaattaagaaaagattctATCACAAAAAGGATACTTGCCTCTTCAACTTCGCCTCTTACATGGTCAAGAGCATCTGCACTGGGATTACTAGAGAAAAATTCCATCTCCTGATGTAGGACTCTTGAAAAGTCATCGTTCATTGCATAAGCAGGCGCAGTGTGAGCTACTCTGCCGTAGTTTTTCATAAATCGCATATGAATGTCCTCCAAGTATGAGAAAGGAATTCTCCCTAAGCCAAATAGATAAACATATCATCAGATCGACAGAAATTTGTTCAATGACATACAAAACGTAGATACGTATCTCAGACGGCATCATGTGCTACAACTAGATATGCACTATACCAAGTAAAGCTTCAAGGAATAACTGACATACCATAGGGATTAAATTGTAGTACTACAGGAACCTTGAGTAGACTCAGTATAGTCATCATTAACATACCATGTGTATAACGTTCAAACAACATAACAGGTCTTATACTGGCAGATCAAATACCATAAACATATCATATGCGTATAACGTTTAAACAACATAACAGGTCTCATACTGGCATATCAAATACCATGATTCGGGCATACTTAATGAGAAGGTTAATTATATGAATATGATGAAAGGAATAGATTTAAAGATAAAGAAGTAGAAATTATCAAGGTTTCAAACATGAAaatagcagattccatcatgtcAGTTGTGTAATATCAGCGGATAAGGAAAATAATCATGCTACATGAAGCATTAATGTCCCTAAGGCTTTACACCAAAAACAATTCATCCACAGTTACACCAAATTACATACTGCATAGAACATGTCTCAAGACATCAATCAAGTTACACATTATGCTTTTATATGATACTAGAAAGAAGAGCATAATCATAATTATTGGTGAAAAACTCTTATCAACAAGCAAAATTGCAAAAATGTGAGCTCTAGACACGACTGTGCAACCTCAACGTCTTGCACTTCAATCAACACTCCAAAAAAAAGACACCTCaaacttttttgtttttatatagaATAGAATGAACTAATCAAGTACTGAAAAAACTCTAATTTCTCCCAAATTGGGCTCTTACAATCACCAACCAGAACCCTAAATTAAAATCTCAAAACCAACCCAATATTATCAATGACTTAACAGGTTGAGGAAATCATCTCAATCGAAATATAATGATTACACAATTTAACATCAAGAACACAGGAAATTAATTTAGGAAAAACTACTTACTTCCGAAGGTGTCATTGGCCATGCAAAGGAAAGTAATCCCATCgattttcaaaatatgaaaaatatacCGATCTTGTGAAAAACAAAGCCTAGTTTCAGCTTCAGATGGTAATTTCTCTAAGATCCTTCTACAAACAGCACCTGTATTCCCAGATACAGCACTAAATTCTGCTAATACTACACTTCCTCTCGCTACTACAGCATATACTATCGCCATCCCTTTCAatcaattctcaaaaattaaaattaggttttctgtttcatcaaatcaaacaaacaACCTAAATTCTCCCCAAAAACTCAAAActgaggagagagagagagagaaattagTTGAGGAGAAGAGCCGTTCTCTCTTCTCTCAACAAGAAGTCCAAAGTGGTCCCACACATACACTTATTCCACGTGCACCTGCACATGATCCCTTGGAATCCTCGTTGTTGTTATTCAACTCACTGAGTTGACTCAGTAACTCAACTCGACAACTGTCCGCCTCTAACAACATCCGGGTGCCCTAGTGATTGTGGTGTTCTTTTATATAACCTTCGATTTAGCGCCATAGCtcacacaaaaaagaaaagaacaatcACTAGAGTTGCTGCAATCCTTCAAGAGTAAAGATGTGGGGAAACGCAGAAGGAGAAGCTCCTGAAGTTACTGTGGAAACATCCATGGGTTCTTTTACAATTGAGGTCTGTTTTCTCTCTCAATTTCAGCTCTATTTTCTCTCTGTAGGTCTAGGTTTTTGATAAATATTGATGGGTTTTGTtttgggtttttctttttttctgtgtTATAAAGCTTTACTATAAGCATGCACCAAGAACTTGCAGAAACTTCTTGGAGCTATCTAGAAGGGGTTACTATGACAACGTTAAACTTCATCGAATTATTAAGGTACTACTCACTTGTTGTCGATATTTTTTGCTTATTCTTTTTTTCAGTAGATGATTTTTTGTTTGGCTGATTTTGTGTGTTTGTGTGTATGAATTAGGATTTTATTGTACAAGGAGGAGATCCTACTGGGACTGGCAGAGGAGGAGAATCAATATATGGGtattcatcttctttcttcttctttcaatttctagggtttctgtTGCTTTTTGTGATTTGGGTATGGTTAGGTTACTCAAACTTAGTTTTTAGATGTTTGTTGCGTATGATGAAATTAGGGCATGGAATTTTTTTGTAGTGAAGAGAGACCAAGGAAGTGAGGGTTTTTTGAGGTTAACTAGTAGCTGCTTCCACGGTAGGTGCAGATGTAAGTTTTAACCTAATTCCTAGTGTCAAGGCAGTGGAAGAAATTGGAACGAACTGTAGTTACTTTTTGCTTGCGAGACACTGATAGGAATTACTTTTGGTCACCACAAAAGGACCTCCTATGTTGGCTGCTAAGATAGCGAGAAAGTTGTGCTCCCTGGCGAATTCGAAAACTTCGAATTTGAGTGTAATTTGATACTATCAATCTCTAGCATGAACTACCTGTTAGTGCAAAGTATGTGGGTTCTTTTGATTTGAAGGTGTGCTTATATAGCCTATTTTCTCTTTATTAGTCTTTGACTCAATTTTTATAATTTTATGCAGTTCAAAGTTTGAAGATGAGATAACAACACAGTTGAAGCATACTGGAGCTGGTATTCTATCCATGGCAAATGCTGGTCCGAATACGAATGGAAGTCAGTTCTTCATTACCCTGGCACCCACTCCATCACTGGATGGTAATTAACCTTTTTCTTCTCTTCCATTTAAATTGCTTCTTAATTGGAATTATCATCAGATTGCTGTAATTGCTTTCAAATAGTACGATTTGTGTCACGCTGAATTGACATTGGCGGTAGGTCTTACTCCATCTCCTACCAAGCTTCAAATGGCCATACGTATTTCTATCATGTCATCCCATTTCCTAAAGTATATATCTCACAATTGATTAGATTTGTAGGGTTCCCAGATCTTCTCACTTTAACCGAGTGAAACCTCTGTAGGAGTTATATTGCTACTGCTTCAAACTTAAAAGTTAAATTTCCTTACTATTTCTCACTTTTCCAGGTAAACATACAATTTTCGGGAGAATTTGTAAAGGGATGGAAATCGTCAAAAGACTTGGCAGTGTTCAAACTAATAATAATGACAGGTATGCTTCTGTGGGCTATGCCTTTTCTTTTGAGTTCTTTTGACTATAATAATATGAAATGCATCTTCCTGAGCATGGACCATCATGGGAGCTCTTAGGTTAGAAGTGATTGTGTACAATTAGTGATTGTCTAGATTTTCCTGGAATCCAAATGTAATAACTTCATTCCGAAGACTCTTTATGTTGGATAAAATCTGTTGCATGAGTGGACCAGCCATCTGTATCTGTACTGTAAAATGCTTTAGATACCTGTATTTCTCCTGGCATGTATATCCATTTTTGATTGGGCAATTGGGTAGGGGGGTGAGCAATTCCCGTTCCCTTATTTTAAGAGGTGAAATcttattcaaaagaaaaagaactcTACACTAATTACATAGGAGTACTAACCTTTATCTTTTGTAGTAAGATCAAGATACTTCTTGCTTTTGCAATTCTAGTAACAAAATACTTTTAGCCTAGGACTGATCTTTAAGTCAAACAGCTTATTTTTCTCTGTCGTTTCCTTCACTTTTTATTGATTGATGTTGACATTGAAGTGCCATCTGATTTCCAGACCCATTCATGATGTCAAGATACTGAGGACCTCAGTTAAAGATTGATGCTCTAAAGGTGTGAATTGCTGACTTGCTGGATGGAAGCTCACAACATCTTTGGCAACATGGAGTTTTTTCCCAGACCCTTCTGTTGTTTCTCTAAATAGTTGCAGTGGCTTTCGAACACCATTTTTCTTAGTTAGAAGTGGCTATTATATACTTTCTTGTAAAACTGCACACCTGTATTGACCTTTGAGTTTATATTCTCCAACATACCATAATGCTAGATTTGATTGCTACACTTAGTACACTACCTTTATATCTTGGATTATAATTGCTGATAGATGAGGATGGACACCAATTATTACTTGCAAGTTATTCATAGTTTAAGAATCTTTTGATGCAAAAGGATTGTCACTTGGATGAAACGAGCAATTGAAGTAAGTTCTTGAACTTAGGTTTACATTCACAATCTCACAGAAATTTCCTGTTCATGGAATGATTCAAAGCAAGCTAGTATACTGCCAATCCTTACTAGAAAattagaagaaacagaaaaaacctAAGTTGGTTAATATTACCCATTTTACAAGAACTTCATCTAAACTGTAGTAATCTTTACATAGGATAGCCCAATTGTTGATACCCTGATGAAGAATATCCTTGATCAAAAAACGATCTTGGCAGGTCGATTGACATGCCCATTTTCATTGAACTGTCAGATGCTGACCCAACCTTAGATTGATCATTTTGTGGTGGAGGAACAGTGCGGGTCTCGACAGTGGTTATGTCATGGATGCTtgatcttttcttttctttcttcattgAGTTCAGGCGAAGATAATACTTCTGAGCATGACTAGCAACTTGAGTAGGTGTTCTTGACATTACAGCATTTCTTGATATACTTCTCCAGTCACCCTTCCCATATCTCTTCAATCCAATTAGAAAAAGCCTGTCACACAAAAATTAGTAGCTTGTCAGTGTTCAGACTAATATCAGTCTGGTCAAGTTGTTCACCTAGTCAGGAATCATTTGCTACAAAGTATCTATTTCTAGATTCCTTTAGAGAGTAAAGAGGAAAGTACTTACTTGTGTTCTTCTTCAGTCCAGGGAATCCCCTTTTTTCTCTCCTCTGTATTATTTTTCGACTTTGATGCAAAAGAAATTTGATTCGACCTTCTCCCACTATCAGAACCCCAAGTCTTTGAAAACGAAACGTTGTTGCCAGCATAATCATCCTCATAACGAGGCAATTCAACTCTTCCTGAATCAATTTCTGTCACATCATGGATCAAAGCTTCATAGTGTTCTCGAATTTCCCATGGTGTTTTCCCTGGAACATGAGCAGCAATTTTTCTCCATCTATCCGGTGTTCCTTCAGGGAAAATTGCAACAGCTTGCTCAAACAACTTATCTAAAGAACGAGGCCATGGTGTTCGAGACGAATAAAATTGCGACGACTGCTGCATCGCTGATGGAAGATAATTAGAACCCATCATCATAAAATCTTCTTGAAACATCTAAGTTGCTGAATCTGTTCAAAAAAATTTCTTGTTTTGGCGGGTAAGGggaataaggaagaagaagatgaagatgagaggTGTTTGGTTGGAAGGTTTTCTTTGAAGTTTTAGCTGAACACGTTTTCTTCTTTTATAGCTAGAAATGAAACCTGTTTAAGTTACACGTGTACAATATATCCGATTTTGACCAAAAGAAATGTCattatttaatcaactttttctTGTTACAAAGACATAAACAAACATAGTGCTGATGAGTCACAGGAACATCTGATAGAGATGTGAAATAGTCGGTTTACTTGTGGTTCTAGCTCTAGCAAATCAACTAGAACAGAGGTGGGTTCCCATGAACTAAATATGATTCTGGTCGGTTTTAAGATATTTtggttcttattcttcttcttcaaaagattGTTACTTTGGTGTCAGAAGGATAACAACTTTAACTATGGTGGGCTCTGATATGATAGAATCTCCAACTACCACTTTACTGGAATTAAAGTTGAGTTTTGTTACGTTGAGATGAATATCATCGCAACAAATTGCTCTGTATTGTGAATTTGCAACTTGTTATTGTCAGTGGAAGTCAATGCTTATCTCACTTGCAACCTATAGTCAATGTAAAAATTTCTCTTGCAACCTAATATGTAGAGTGTGAAAAGCATAGCATTAAGACGCGTCTCAGTATTTGGTCAGTTTCTTAGTATTCCGCCAATTAGTGGCACCAATATGTTTTCACAAGAATCAAATACCTTTTAAGAAGAAAGTAATTCCCGCCATATGTAATATGTTGCATGAGAAATTTCCAAGTTTACATATAAGACAAAATAACTTTTACATATAAGCTCATGGTAGTGTGAAACATAGCTGACACCATAGCGGTTGCATTTCGCTGCATTCCAGAGATATCTCCAACAAGCCTTGCGCCATAGTGTTTGCTCGAAAGAACCGCATATTTGTGACACTTGAG from Papaver somniferum cultivar HN1 unplaced genomic scaffold, ASM357369v1 unplaced-scaffold_19, whole genome shotgun sequence includes these protein-coding regions:
- the LOC113338828 gene encoding capsanthin/capsorubin synthase, chromoplastic-like isoform X2 — translated: MFSPFKAPIIKAPPNLYPLTETNSRKQTKPRTRITSTLKSFLDLKPESKPEFSTFDLPFHDKSERVKYDVIIIGAGPAGLRLAERVSGYGIRVCCIDSSPLSMWPNNYGVWVDEFQSLGLEDCLDKTWPMTTIFLGDQRTKYLDRPYGRVNRKDLKTKLLEKSVLNGVKFFESKVWNIEHQEFESMVICEDGVELKGSLVVDASGFRSPFVQFNESRNYGYQIAHGILSEVDEHPFDLDKMVLMDWRDDHLGNEPVLRGNNNKHPTFLYAMPFSSNLIFLEETSLVSRPALSYTEVKNRMVARLRHLGIKVKRVIEDEKCLIPMGGPLPIIPQSILCHGATSGLVHPSTGYMVAQTLARSTLLADVIAECLGSTRMIRGSQMHQRVWNGLWPMDKRCSREYYRFGMETLLKLDLKGTRKFFHAFFDLDPYYWQGFLSSRLNIMELGMLSLSLFSYASNSTRIDIVTKCPLPLARMIRKLVNSAI
- the LOC113338828 gene encoding capsanthin/capsorubin synthase, chromoplastic-like isoform X1, producing the protein MATFLRCPMFSPFKAPIIKAPPNLYPLTETNSRKQTKPRTRITSTLKSFLDLKPESKPEFSTFDLPFHDKSERVKYDVIIIGAGPAGLRLAERVSGYGIRVCCIDSSPLSMWPNNYGVWVDEFQSLGLEDCLDKTWPMTTIFLGDQRTKYLDRPYGRVNRKDLKTKLLEKSVLNGVKFFESKVWNIEHQEFESMVICEDGVELKGSLVVDASGFRSPFVQFNESRNYGYQIAHGILSEVDEHPFDLDKMVLMDWRDDHLGNEPVLRGNNNKHPTFLYAMPFSSNLIFLEETSLVSRPALSYTEVKNRMVARLRHLGIKVKRVIEDEKCLIPMGGPLPIIPQSILCHGATSGLVHPSTGYMVAQTLARSTLLADVIAECLGSTRMIRGSQMHQRVWNGLWPMDKRCSREYYRFGMETLLKLDLKGTRKFFHAFFDLDPYYWQGFLSSRLNIMELGMLSLSLFSYASNSTRIDIVTKCPLPLARMIRKLVNSAI
- the LOC113338829 gene encoding vesicle-associated membrane protein 714-like gives rise to the protein MAIVYAVVARGSVVLAEFSAVSGNTGAVCRRILEKLPSEAETRLCFSQDRYIFHILKIDGITFLCMANDTFGRRIPFSYLEDIHMRFMKNYGRVAHTAPAYAMNDDFSRVLHQEMEFFSSNPSADALDHVRGEVEEVRTIMVDNIDKILDRGDRVELLVDKTATMQDSTFHFRKQSRRLRRALWMKNVKLLAMLTGVIIFVLYLIIAACCGGITLPSCRS
- the LOC113338910 gene encoding peptidyl-prolyl cis-trans isomerase CYP18-2-like; translated protein: MWGNAEGEAPEVTVETSMGSFTIELYYKHAPRTCRNFLELSRRGYYDNVKLHRIIKDFIVQGGDPTGTGRGGESIYGSKFEDEITTQLKHTGAGILSMANAGPNTNGSQFFITLAPTPSLDGKHTIFGRICKGMEIVKRLGSVQTNNNDRPIHDVKILRTSVKD
- the LOC113338909 gene encoding transcription factor SRM1-like, which encodes MFQEDFMMMGSNYLPSAMQQSSQFYSSRTPWPRSLDKLFEQAVAIFPEGTPDRWRKIAAHVPGKTPWEIREHYEALIHDVTEIDSGRVELPRYEDDYAGNNVSFSKTWGSDSGRRSNQISFASKSKNNTEERKKGIPWTEEEHKLFLIGLKRYGKGDWRSISRNAVMSRTPTQVASHAQKYYLRLNSMKKEKKRSSIHDITTVETRTVPPPQNDQSKVGSASDSSMKMGMSIDLPRSFFDQGYSSSGYQQLGYPM